In Bacillus cytotoxicus NVH 391-98, the following are encoded in one genomic region:
- the dtd gene encoding D-aminoacyl-tRNA deacylase produces the protein MRVVLQRSKEASVTVDGEIVGQIPFGLTLLVGITHEDTEQDAAYIAEKIANLRIFEDENGKMNHSILDVKGQVLSISQFTLYGDCRKGRRPNFMNAAKPDYAERLYDFFNEEIRKQGLHVETGKFGAMMDVSLVNDGPVTLIVESK, from the coding sequence ATGAGAGTTGTCTTACAGCGATCAAAGGAAGCGTCCGTCACAGTAGATGGTGAGATTGTGGGACAAATTCCGTTTGGCTTAACATTACTAGTTGGCATTACGCATGAAGATACAGAACAAGATGCAGCTTACATTGCTGAAAAAATTGCGAACTTACGTATTTTTGAAGATGAGAACGGCAAAATGAACCATTCTATACTCGATGTAAAAGGACAAGTTTTATCCATCTCGCAATTTACATTATACGGGGATTGTCGTAAAGGAAGACGCCCAAACTTTATGAATGCTGCGAAACCTGACTATGCAGAGCGCTTATACGATTTCTTTAACGAAGAAATTCGTAAACAAGGGCTGCACGTAGAAACAGGTAAATTCGGAGCAATGATGGACGTTTCTTTAGTAAACGATGGTCCGGTGACCTTAATTGTAGAAAGTAAATAG